The segment ACGTCCGCCACCCTTGCCTGCATCCGCTGCTGTGCTGATGTCAGGCTAGCGCAACAGAGCTGTGACAGCCAAGATCAGTTCAGCAGATCCGCCGCGGAAATCCGACCGATGTTGCCAAAGAGCTTGCGGATAAAGCTGATGTCGCCAGTGTCGGTCCGCGTGATCCGCCGGGTCAGCGGTACGACAGCACCGTCCTGAAGCCCGTAACGTTCGATATTGGTTACCACACCCGCCGTATCGAACGAGATCGCCAACACTTCGCGGCTGATCACCTCTGGACGGCGATAGGCAAAATGGCGCACGTCGCTCTGGATGTAATAGAACCCGCTGTCATTGAGGACACCGGATGTGGTGGGCACGCCCACCAGATCCTCGACGGAGGCCCGGGTATCCACGCCCACGACAATCTGCTGCAGGTCTTCTTCGTTCGGCGTATAGCCATGACTGCGGATCTGTTCTGTACACGCCGCGAGCGTGCCAAGGACAACCGCGAAAACCGCGATCCTCAGCGTCTTTGCAATGCCGGTCATGCCGCCCCTCTTGCCATGGTCGTGTCTGCCTTCTATCCCGCTTACATAAGGAATGCCCAGCGTTCAAGTAAAGGAGATCGTGTTCCATGGCCAACACCGCCCCCAATAGCCCCAATGCCGCCGGGGTGTTCCGCGTGGCCGACCTGGCGACACGGCACCCAACCCGGTTTGATTTGCAACCCGACGCCGACACACGTGCGGCACTGGCCGGTCATCTGGATTTGCTCGGTCTGCGCAAACTGCGCTTTACCGGTGAGATCATACCGCTGGGCAAGCGCGGCTGGCGCCTGACGGCGATGCTGGGCGCGACGGTGGTACAGCCCTGTGTCGTTACGCTCAGACCTGTGACAACCCGAATCGACGATGCTGTTACCCGCCACTATGTCCCAGCAGCCGATCTGGAACCACAGGAACCGGGGACCGAGGTCGAGATGCCCGAAGACGACACCACTGAAGCCCTGGCCGAGACGATTTCGGCCCACGACGCGATGGCCGAGGCCCTGGCCCTGGCACTGCCGCTTTACCCGCGTGCAACAGATGCGGAACTGGGCGAAGCGGTCTATGCCGAGGATGGCACAGTGCCGCTACGCGACGGCGATCTCAAACCTTTTGCCGGGCTGGCAAGCCTGCGCGACAAGCTGGACGGGACAGAGTGAGCCAAGAACTCGGGTTTAGGGCAACTATTCGCTTGCGTCCTGAAATTTTCTCCCTATTTTCCGGCCTTCACAAGGATTCCGGGTTGTGTCTCAGACGGTCTTGCGACTATGAGGCCCAACACTCCCGACAACCGGGCATGCCTCATGCCCTCTCAATTATAGATCGAGGTTGAGACATGGCCGTCCAACAGAACAAAGTATCCAAATCGCGCCGCAACAATCGTCGCGCACATGACGCACTCGTTGCGGGCAACCCCAACGAATGCGACAACTGCGGCGAACTCAAGCGTCCGCATCACGTCTGC is part of the Puniceibacterium sp. IMCC21224 genome and harbors:
- the rpmF gene encoding 50S ribosomal protein L32, which produces MAVQQNKVSKSRRNNRRAHDALVAGNPNECDNCGELKRPHHVCPSCGHYATREVIAAVDEIDLDEDAA
- a CDS encoding DUF177 domain-containing protein, encoding MANTAPNSPNAAGVFRVADLATRHPTRFDLQPDADTRAALAGHLDLLGLRKLRFTGEIIPLGKRGWRLTAMLGATVVQPCVVTLRPVTTRIDDAVTRHYVPAADLEPQEPGTEVEMPEDDTTEALAETISAHDAMAEALALALPLYPRATDAELGEAVYAEDGTVPLRDGDLKPFAGLASLRDKLDGTE
- a CDS encoding outer membrane protein assembly factor BamE → MTGIAKTLRIAVFAVVLGTLAACTEQIRSHGYTPNEEDLQQIVVGVDTRASVEDLVGVPTTSGVLNDSGFYYIQSDVRHFAYRRPEVISREVLAISFDTAGVVTNIERYGLQDGAVVPLTRRITRTDTGDISFIRKLFGNIGRISAADLLN